The proteins below come from a single Chloroflexota bacterium genomic window:
- a CDS encoding SH3 domain-containing protein: MRTPSSLTESLPTVRSGRLVSDAAIFAAPESDGNSLDTLAAGHLVIITGEDDSRYEIIYGDGPGGHGWLEKSYVTFEKPTRPAVSSRRQQTPTPPTQDGPDSLQPQLPDATSAAGTVLASRLNVRSGPGTGNPTVGQISAGERVDILNRQEGWLQILHDDKPAWISASFVAVDGEPTPVPPAGPPVPGTIVFQTRNGGDIFLMGADGSDLRRLTRGFDPALSPNGSQVAFTRWDEPRGLWVIDKDGSNERLLVGEDQARSPTWAPDGNSIIFERATKSKSCRDTPFGCYTDEYLLALNNGQNCVTTEFGTFCIDDFPIVTRFETGLTQHKLADGSNRDLPGSESAASPYHSPVDDRVLFLDRDGLATTRTSGEDQPRRLVQAPTFLEPGVFSPDGQFVYGSRRSGDHREIWRWRSDSGQAQLLTPHDPLIPWALQNVAPAVSPDGQHILFLTNRRGVDQWELWIMNADGSNPRPLAPEALADVEFTYEFARERMIDWGQ; encoded by the coding sequence GTGCGAACACCATCCAGCCTGACCGAGTCATTGCCGACCGTGCGCTCTGGCCGGCTGGTTTCCGATGCAGCGATCTTCGCAGCGCCAGAGTCGGACGGGAACAGCCTCGATACCCTGGCCGCGGGCCATCTGGTGATCATCACCGGAGAGGACGACAGTCGGTATGAAATCATCTACGGCGACGGTCCTGGCGGACATGGCTGGCTGGAAAAGTCGTACGTAACCTTCGAGAAGCCTACCCGGCCGGCAGTGAGCTCGCGCCGCCAGCAGACTCCTACGCCGCCCACACAAGACGGGCCTGACTCCCTGCAGCCTCAGCTTCCGGACGCGACAAGCGCGGCGGGTACAGTGCTGGCTTCCAGGTTGAATGTGCGCTCCGGCCCAGGCACCGGCAATCCAACAGTCGGTCAAATCTCCGCAGGAGAACGCGTCGATATCCTGAATCGGCAAGAGGGCTGGCTTCAGATACTTCATGATGACAAGCCCGCCTGGATCAGCGCTTCCTTTGTGGCGGTCGATGGCGAACCGACACCGGTGCCGCCGGCCGGTCCACCGGTCCCTGGAACCATCGTCTTCCAGACCCGAAACGGCGGTGATATCTTCCTGATGGGCGCCGATGGGTCAGACCTTCGCCGCCTGACCCGCGGTTTCGATCCGGCACTCAGTCCCAATGGCAGCCAGGTGGCCTTTACACGCTGGGATGAGCCGCGCGGGCTATGGGTGATCGATAAAGATGGCAGCAACGAGCGTCTCCTGGTGGGTGAAGATCAGGCTCGCTCGCCTACGTGGGCACCGGACGGCAACAGCATTATCTTTGAGAGGGCCACCAAATCGAAGAGCTGTCGCGATACCCCTTTTGGGTGCTACACCGACGAGTATCTGCTGGCGCTTAACAATGGTCAGAACTGCGTAACTACGGAGTTTGGCACCTTTTGCATCGACGATTTCCCGATAGTCACCAGGTTCGAGACCGGCCTGACTCAGCACAAGCTGGCAGATGGCAGCAACCGAGATCTGCCCGGCAGCGAGTCCGCCGCTTCACCTTACCATAGTCCGGTCGATGATCGCGTGCTTTTCCTGGATAGGGATGGACTGGCTACGACCCGTACTTCGGGCGAGGACCAACCTCGACGGCTGGTTCAGGCGCCAACCTTCCTCGAGCCGGGCGTGTTCAGTCCTGACGGGCAATTCGTGTATGGAAGCCGCCGCAGCGGCGACCATCGGGAGATCTGGCGATGGCGTTCCGACAGTGGCCAGGCCCAATTGCTGACGCCACATGATCCCTTGATTCCATGGGCGCTGCAAAATGTTGCGCCAGCGGTAAGTCCCGATGGGCAGCATATTCTCTTTCTGACCAATCGAAGAGGTGTTGATCAGTGGGAGCTGTGGATCATGAACGCGGATGGCAGCAATCCCCGTCCCCTGGCACCGGAAGCCCTGGCTGACGTCGAGTTTACGTATGAGTTCGCCAGAGAACGAATGATCGATTGGGGTCAATGA
- a CDS encoding ABC transporter ATP-binding protein produces MNEQPNGKPVIQLKDIAKVYQMGEVEVNALNGVDLDIYPGEMLAIMGPSGSGKSTMMNVIGCLDMPTRGEYYLDGNNVSELSDDELAGIRNRKIGFVFQSFNLLPRTSALQNVELPLIYAGGKDRRKRAIQALDRVGLGDRVDHKPNELSGGQQQRVAIARSLINDPTIILADEPTGNLDSRSGAEIMAIFQELNKQQGITVIFVTHEPDIAEHTRRIIRLMDGKIVADAPVLKQRRAGKQVYTRRVRDLMGKADEDAVEQP; encoded by the coding sequence ATGAACGAGCAACCCAACGGCAAGCCCGTTATTCAACTGAAAGACATCGCCAAGGTCTACCAGATGGGCGAGGTGGAGGTAAATGCCCTGAACGGTGTCGATCTGGACATCTATCCGGGGGAGATGCTTGCCATCATGGGCCCTTCCGGTTCCGGAAAATCGACCATGATGAATGTAATCGGTTGCCTCGATATGCCAACACGGGGCGAATATTACCTCGATGGCAACAATGTTAGCGAGCTAAGCGATGACGAGCTTGCAGGGATTCGCAATCGCAAGATTGGCTTTGTTTTTCAGAGCTTCAACCTGTTACCCCGTACATCTGCTCTTCAGAATGTTGAATTGCCGCTGATTTATGCGGGCGGAAAGGACCGGCGTAAGCGGGCCATCCAGGCACTGGACCGGGTTGGCCTTGGCGATCGAGTCGACCACAAACCCAATGAGTTGTCGGGTGGACAGCAGCAGCGCGTTGCGATTGCCCGATCCCTCATCAACGATCCTACCATCATTCTTGCCGACGAGCCCACCGGCAATCTGGATTCCAGATCGGGCGCAGAGATCATGGCGATCTTCCAGGAGTTAAACAAGCAGCAGGGCATTACTGTCATTTTCGTTACCCACGAGCCCGATATCGCGGAGCACACGCGCCGGATCATTCGCCTCATGGACGGAAAGATTGTCGCCGATGCCCCGGTGCTGAAGCAGCGACGAGCCGGTAAACAGGTCTATACCCGTCGCGTACGAGACCTGATGGGCAAGGCTGACGAGGACGCTGTCGAACAACCATGA
- a CDS encoding redox-sensing transcriptional repressor Rex, whose amino-acid sequence MAEKRVPDIVVGRLPIYLRALTFLRADNREITTSQELGDRLGISSAQIRKDLSHFGEFGKQGTGYDIRFLESSLKQILHADQMWDVVLVGAGDLGQALANYKGFAGRGFTVVAVFDSDAEKIGSNLTEDLVVEDVANLSQRVEKAEWQMAIIAVPADAAQPMANTLIKAGIKAILNYAPISLMTPSGIRVEQIDPAVHLQHQTYYLG is encoded by the coding sequence ATGGCAGAAAAGAGGGTTCCTGATATCGTGGTTGGACGTCTGCCCATTTACCTGAGGGCTCTTACCTTTTTGAGGGCCGACAATCGCGAAATCACAACGTCTCAAGAGCTGGGCGATCGGCTTGGCATCAGCTCGGCACAGATCCGCAAAGACCTTTCCCATTTTGGTGAGTTTGGCAAGCAGGGGACGGGGTACGATATTCGTTTTCTGGAGTCCAGCCTCAAGCAGATTCTCCATGCCGATCAGATGTGGGACGTGGTGCTCGTGGGCGCTGGTGATCTGGGCCAGGCGCTGGCCAATTACAAAGGATTCGCCGGTCGCGGCTTCACTGTCGTCGCCGTTTTCGATAGCGATGCAGAAAAAATCGGTAGCAATCTGACCGAGGATTTGGTGGTTGAGGATGTCGCCAATCTTTCGCAGCGGGTCGAAAAGGCGGAGTGGCAGATGGCTATAATCGCTGTGCCAGCGGACGCGGCGCAGCCGATGGCTAACACGCTCATCAAAGCGGGCATCAAGGCGATTCTCAACTATGCTCCGATCTCTCTGATGACGCCCTCCGGCATCCGGGTTGAGCAGATCGATCCGGCGGTACATCTCCAGCATCAAACCTATTACCTGGGTTAG
- a CDS encoding CBS domain-containing protein, whose amino-acid sequence MQVGDVMTSPAVSITPDASIGEAFSLTRDGGFRRLPVVQEGQLLGIVTDRDLRQAMDSPLVLREKRYSDYILDAVKVKSCMTPDPATVTSSTSLLVAARMMRQLKIGGMPVLDGDELVGIITTTNLLDFLIVLLEKEAQN is encoded by the coding sequence ATGCAGGTTGGTGACGTGATGACAAGCCCCGCTGTTTCCATCACGCCGGACGCCTCCATCGGCGAGGCTTTTTCTCTCACACGCGATGGCGGGTTTCGCCGGCTGCCGGTGGTCCAGGAGGGCCAACTGCTCGGCATTGTGACCGATCGAGACCTTCGGCAGGCGATGGATTCGCCGCTGGTCCTGAGGGAAAAGCGTTACAGCGACTATATCCTGGATGCGGTCAAGGTCAAATCCTGCATGACACCCGATCCTGCAACGGTGACGTCGTCCACATCTTTGCTGGTAGCCGCCAGAATGATGCGTCAGTTGAAGATTGGCGGCATGCCGGTGCTTGACGGTGACGAGTTGGTAGGCATCATCACCACGACGAACCTGTTGGATTTTCTAATCGTACTCCTTGAGAAGGAGGCGCAGAACTAA
- the vorB gene encoding 3-methyl-2-oxobutanoate dehydrogenase subunit VorB, which produces MAKELWKGNEAIAEAALRAGVEAYFGYPITPQTELLEYMAREIPNYEGRVFLQAESELAAINMVYGAACGGARTMTSSSSPGVSLMMEGLSYIAGTEVPIVLVDIMRGGPGLGNIQPSQGDYFQMTKSLGHGDYHAIVLAPSTVQEAVDLTYEAFALAEAYRTVVVILADGAIGQMMEPVELPEPRPVMTEAARPSWALRGAKGRERRVLSSLYMGSERLEQLNLRLQERLREAEAREQRWEEVMTDDADILIVAFGTVGRICKTVVKAARNQGLKAGLFRPISLWPFPEERLQALASSVDQVLVVEMNAGQMLLDVRAAVAGRAPVHFLGRLGGVVPLPDEIGQEIDKLASMAAGNGVQVTPAVKTGANGAAPVTEIATGPEV; this is translated from the coding sequence ATGGCAAAGGAGCTCTGGAAAGGCAACGAAGCCATTGCTGAGGCAGCGCTACGCGCTGGCGTTGAAGCCTATTTCGGGTATCCTATCACTCCCCAGACCGAGCTTCTGGAATACATGGCTCGAGAGATACCCAACTATGAGGGAAGAGTATTTTTACAGGCAGAGAGCGAGTTGGCAGCGATCAACATGGTCTATGGCGCCGCCTGTGGTGGTGCCAGAACCATGACGTCATCGTCCAGTCCTGGCGTAAGCCTGATGATGGAGGGTTTGAGTTACATTGCCGGCACAGAGGTGCCTATCGTGTTGGTGGACATCATGCGGGGCGGGCCTGGCCTGGGAAACATCCAGCCAAGCCAGGGTGATTACTTTCAAATGACCAAATCTCTGGGGCATGGTGACTACCACGCAATCGTCCTGGCGCCCTCCACCGTACAGGAGGCTGTCGATCTCACCTACGAGGCTTTTGCTCTGGCGGAGGCCTATCGCACAGTGGTGGTCATTCTGGCCGATGGTGCTATTGGACAAATGATGGAGCCTGTTGAACTGCCCGAGCCTCGACCAGTCATGACGGAAGCGGCCCGTCCATCCTGGGCGCTGCGCGGCGCTAAAGGGAGGGAGCGCCGGGTGCTAAGCTCCCTCTACATGGGCAGCGAGAGGCTGGAGCAGCTCAACCTGCGGCTACAAGAACGATTACGGGAGGCGGAGGCACGGGAGCAGCGCTGGGAAGAGGTGATGACCGACGATGCCGACATTCTGATTGTCGCATTTGGAACCGTTGGCCGGATCTGTAAGACAGTGGTAAAGGCCGCTCGCAACCAGGGACTCAAGGCAGGCCTTTTCCGACCTATCAGTCTCTGGCCCTTTCCTGAAGAACGTTTGCAGGCGCTGGCGTCCTCGGTCGATCAGGTACTGGTGGTCGAAATGAATGCCGGCCAGATGCTGCTGGACGTCCGGGCTGCCGTTGCCGGTCGCGCACCGGTCCACTTTTTGGGACGATTGGGCGGTGTCGTGCCGTTGCCCGATGAGATTGGCCAGGAGATTGACAAGCTTGCAAGCATGGCTGCCGGGAATGGCGTTCAGGTTACACCGGCCGTCAAGACAGGCGCCAATGGTGCGGCACCGGTTACTGAAATAGCTACAGGACCTGAGGTGTAA
- a CDS encoding 2-oxoacid:acceptor oxidoreductase family protein, which translates to MKGNSLMHEEIIISGFGGQGSLFAGQLLAYAGMDSGKHVTWIPSYGPEMRGGTAHCTVVISDESIGSPLVRHPSAAIALNAPSLQKYESLVRPGGLLVYNSSLIDRTVYRTDLRVIPVPANDISAEETASLLENETGDIRLANVVTLGALVQATGVLSLDAIESALESHLPQRHQRWLEPNKRALCRGAEVAQLIIA; encoded by the coding sequence ATGAAAGGAAATAGTTTGATGCACGAGGAAATCATCATCTCTGGGTTTGGTGGACAGGGTTCCCTGTTTGCAGGACAATTATTGGCCTATGCAGGGATGGACTCGGGCAAACACGTCACCTGGATTCCCTCCTATGGTCCGGAAATGCGCGGTGGAACCGCCCACTGCACCGTCGTGATCTCGGACGAATCGATCGGCTCGCCTCTGGTGAGACACCCATCGGCTGCAATTGCTCTGAACGCGCCTTCGCTGCAGAAATATGAGAGTCTGGTGCGCCCCGGCGGATTGTTGGTCTACAACAGTTCCCTGATCGACCGGACCGTTTACCGAACTGACCTGCGCGTCATCCCGGTTCCGGCCAACGACATCTCTGCCGAGGAGACTGCCTCTCTCCTGGAAAACGAGACGGGCGATATTCGCTTGGCCAATGTAGTTACCCTGGGCGCGCTGGTGCAGGCGACTGGCGTGCTGTCGCTTGACGCGATAGAATCGGCGCTTGAATCCCACCTTCCCCAAAGGCATCAGCGTTGGCTGGAACCCAACAAGAGGGCGTTGTGCCGCGGTGCAGAAGTGGCACAACTGATTATCGCCTGA
- a CDS encoding efflux RND transporter periplasmic adaptor subunit: MRRVAVILIVLLLIIGGSVAAYQITAQEKEPPPPDYDVLQVGKGDIISTVSATGAMEPKDEVTLTFKGLGRVAEVLVEEGGEVVANQILARLETDDLDLALAQAEVGLAISQAQLEKLKAGPNEVDVLAAEANLESARAARQSAVAAAASARAAYNDLVAGPTEDEKRTAAANRERARIMRDQAQTAYDQVAHMPNVGLLPQSAQLQQATVDLEIAEASYRLSTAEPKQSQIAAAQAQIAQADAAISQAEAAVATAESNLQRLLEGPSDEDLTVAEAQVTQAQLAVQQARLAGDGGELTSPIAGVISQINIKRGELPNPALPAAIVTDIDRFHIDVNVDEIDIARLSIGQPVEVSLDALPEAELTGHIDFIAPTPLSLGGVVSYPVRVVIDETDTPLRSGLSATATIITEELNDMLVIPNRAIEIDRSTGRAYVDVIVNGVPTRTEIILGSRNASQSQVVSGLEEGDELAIGAGSGLDRLRSTFFGQ, from the coding sequence ATGCGACGTGTTGCCGTAATTCTGATCGTGCTCCTCCTGATAATTGGAGGCAGTGTTGCGGCCTACCAGATCACCGCTCAGGAAAAAGAACCACCCCCACCCGATTATGATGTTTTACAGGTCGGGAAGGGCGATATCATCAGCACTGTGAGCGCCACGGGTGCCATGGAACCCAAGGACGAAGTGACCCTCACTTTCAAGGGCCTGGGGCGTGTTGCTGAGGTATTGGTGGAGGAAGGCGGCGAGGTAGTGGCCAATCAGATTCTGGCTCGGTTGGAGACCGATGATCTGGATTTGGCCCTGGCTCAGGCTGAGGTAGGACTCGCGATCAGTCAGGCCCAACTGGAGAAGCTCAAGGCAGGTCCAAACGAAGTTGACGTTTTGGCTGCAGAGGCCAATTTAGAGAGCGCCCGGGCAGCCCGTCAAAGTGCCGTGGCAGCTGCTGCCAGCGCGCGGGCTGCCTACAACGATCTGGTCGCGGGACCCACGGAGGACGAAAAACGTACGGCCGCGGCCAATCGGGAACGGGCCCGAATCATGCGGGACCAGGCGCAGACGGCCTACGATCAGGTTGCCCATATGCCCAACGTGGGCCTATTGCCCCAGTCCGCCCAACTGCAGCAGGCTACCGTCGACCTGGAAATCGCCGAAGCCAGCTATCGGTTGTCGACGGCAGAACCGAAACAGAGTCAGATTGCTGCGGCACAGGCCCAGATCGCCCAGGCCGACGCCGCCATCAGCCAGGCGGAGGCAGCCGTTGCAACCGCGGAGTCGAATCTGCAGCGTCTGCTGGAAGGCCCATCCGACGAGGACCTGACAGTTGCCGAAGCACAGGTTACTCAGGCACAACTGGCAGTCCAACAGGCACGACTGGCCGGGGATGGCGGGGAATTGACGTCACCCATCGCTGGCGTTATCTCCCAGATCAACATCAAGCGGGGGGAATTGCCCAACCCGGCGCTGCCCGCCGCCATCGTGACCGACATCGACCGCTTCCACATTGATGTCAACGTGGACGAGATCGACATTGCCCGGCTATCGATCGGACAGCCTGTTGAGGTTTCGCTGGACGCCCTCCCTGAAGCAGAGTTGACCGGCCACATCGATTTCATTGCACCGACGCCCCTATCTCTGGGTGGCGTGGTTTCCTACCCGGTGCGAGTCGTCATCGATGAGACAGACACACCCCTTCGCAGCGGTTTGAGCGCCACGGCTACTATCATCACCGAAGAGCTGAACGACATGTTGGTTATCCCCAATCGCGCCATCGAAATCGATCGCAGTACAGGGCGCGCCTATGTGGACGTGATCGTCAACGGCGTTCCCACTCGCACCGAAATCATTCTGGGCTCGCGCAATGCCTCCCAGAGCCAGGTAGTGAGTGGCCTGGAAGAAGGTGACGAGCTCGCAATTGGCGCGGGATCAGGGTTGGACCGCCTGAGAAGCACCTTCTTTGGACAGTAG
- a CDS encoding thiamine pyrophosphate-dependent enzyme, translating into MTFLPDGIAASGIDGADLVYERPAALSDVPTHYCPGCTHGLIHRLIAEVIDELQIRERTLCVAPVGCAVFAYTYFNVDGCEAAHGRAPAMATGLKRIQPDKIVFTYQGDGDLAAIGTNEIIHAANRGEKLTVIFVNNANYGMTGGQMAPTTLAGMVTTSSPYGRDVSSVGQPMRVAELIAALPGTAYVVRRSVHNVANIRKTKAAIKTAFQVQMEGLGLSLVEVLSSCPTNWRLKPADALRWIEDEMVPVFPIGDYRVADQVVPLTRRRSSRRNGK; encoded by the coding sequence ATGACCTTTCTACCAGATGGAATTGCCGCATCGGGAATAGATGGCGCGGACCTGGTCTACGAGCGGCCAGCGGCACTCAGTGATGTGCCCACCCACTACTGTCCCGGGTGTACCCATGGTTTGATCCACCGGCTGATTGCCGAGGTAATCGATGAATTGCAGATTCGCGAACGCACCCTGTGTGTCGCGCCAGTTGGATGTGCTGTATTCGCCTACACCTATTTCAATGTCGATGGCTGCGAAGCGGCTCACGGTCGAGCGCCTGCCATGGCAACTGGATTGAAGCGCATCCAGCCAGATAAGATAGTATTCACCTATCAGGGTGACGGCGACCTGGCGGCCATAGGCACCAATGAGATCATCCATGCGGCCAATCGAGGCGAGAAGCTTACGGTGATCTTCGTCAACAATGCCAACTACGGAATGACCGGTGGCCAAATGGCTCCGACAACGTTGGCCGGCATGGTGACGACGTCGAGTCCCTACGGTCGGGATGTGTCCTCCGTCGGGCAACCAATGCGAGTTGCCGAACTGATCGCTGCCTTACCCGGGACTGCCTACGTCGTACGCCGATCAGTTCACAATGTGGCGAATATTCGCAAAACCAAGGCAGCCATCAAGACAGCCTTTCAGGTTCAAATGGAGGGCCTGGGGCTGAGCCTTGTGGAGGTTCTTTCTTCGTGTCCGACCAATTGGCGCCTCAAGCCAGCCGATGCGTTGCGCTGGATCGAGGACGAGATGGTTCCGGTCTTTCCCATCGGCGACTATCGCGTCGCTGACCAGGTTGTTCCCCTGACCAGGCGTCGCTCATCGCGACGGAACGGCAAATGA
- a CDS encoding 4Fe-4S dicluster domain-containing protein: MAKGTVVIDADGCKGCELCTTVCPQNVLLMAESLNARGYRPAQLVDPAGKCTGCALCAMICPDAVMTVYRFPVVSKTSRQPILAAA; encoded by the coding sequence ATGGCTAAAGGAACTGTTGTCATCGACGCAGATGGATGCAAGGGCTGCGAGTTGTGTACGACCGTGTGTCCGCAAAATGTTTTGCTCATGGCAGAATCCCTCAACGCGCGGGGATACCGCCCGGCTCAACTGGTCGATCCGGCGGGAAAGTGTACAGGCTGCGCGTTGTGTGCAATGATCTGTCCTGATGCAGTCATGACTGTCTATCGTTTTCCAGTGGTCTCAAAGACGTCTCGCCAGCCGATTTTGGCGGCAGCCTGA
- a CDS encoding ABC transporter permease, giving the protein MSLIESLRIAMRGLSANKLRAVLTMLGIIIGVGAVIALLSVGQGVEKLITDQLQSAGSNLLFIIPVNLNDDSVQGGPGVQSFQPSITVADWQAIDDPFNVPDAVATAPEVNTRSTVIHGRNTNSIQVNGVTPNFELVRNFSAAEGSFITEEDVQSRARVAVLGVSAMERLFEPGEYPVGRTIKIDRMPFEVIGIMEEKGGGAFGSEDDVIFVPLTTAQERLMPRFQNARGEPLLSTIYVSVSTEDRMDTAREQIEELLRERHNVQFRDDDDFTVINQADLVAIFGEITGVITLFLGAIAAISLLVGGIGIMNIMLVSVTERTREIGIRKAIGARRQDILTQFLIEALTLTLIGGFIGIILGWGGAILISSLQDNLTAVVTPQSIALAAGLSTLIGLVFGIYPALRAASLNPIDALRYE; this is encoded by the coding sequence ATGAGTCTTATCGAGTCGCTTCGCATCGCCATGCGCGGTCTTTCTGCCAACAAGCTGCGCGCGGTGCTCACCATGCTGGGTATCATCATTGGCGTCGGTGCCGTGATCGCGCTCCTGTCGGTTGGTCAGGGCGTCGAAAAATTGATTACCGATCAATTACAGAGTGCGGGCTCCAACCTGCTGTTCATCATTCCGGTCAACCTGAATGATGACTCAGTGCAGGGTGGCCCCGGGGTACAGTCATTTCAGCCCTCCATTACCGTCGCCGACTGGCAGGCCATCGACGATCCCTTTAACGTGCCCGACGCTGTCGCTACCGCGCCCGAGGTCAACACCAGGTCCACCGTTATCCATGGCAGAAACACCAATAGCATTCAGGTCAATGGCGTGACTCCCAATTTTGAATTGGTGCGCAATTTTTCGGCTGCCGAGGGAAGTTTCATCACCGAAGAGGATGTCCAATCGCGGGCCCGGGTTGCGGTCCTTGGTGTCAGTGCCATGGAGCGCCTCTTCGAGCCCGGTGAATACCCGGTGGGTCGCACGATCAAGATCGATCGCATGCCCTTTGAGGTCATTGGAATCATGGAGGAAAAGGGCGGCGGTGCCTTCGGCAGCGAGGATGATGTCATCTTTGTCCCCCTGACCACGGCCCAGGAAAGGCTTATGCCTCGCTTTCAGAACGCGCGAGGGGAACCACTCCTGTCGACCATTTATGTCTCCGTGTCGACGGAAGATCGTATGGATACTGCCCGAGAGCAGATCGAGGAACTCCTGCGCGAGCGTCACAATGTTCAGTTCCGGGACGATGACGACTTCACCGTCATCAATCAGGCTGATCTGGTGGCAATCTTCGGCGAGATCACCGGAGTCATCACCCTGTTTTTGGGGGCCATTGCTGCCATTTCATTGTTAGTCGGCGGTATCGGCATTATGAACATCATGTTGGTATCTGTCACGGAGCGCACGAGGGAAATCGGCATTCGCAAGGCAATAGGTGCCCGACGGCAGGATATCCTGACCCAATTCCTGATCGAAGCCCTCACGCTGACACTGATCGGCGGTTTCATCGGGATCATCCTTGGCTGGGGCGGTGCCATACTCATCTCCAGCCTGCAAGACAATCTGACGGCTGTGGTAACGCCACAGAGCATCGCGCTGGCCGCCGGGCTGTCGACATTGATCGGCCTGGTTTTTGGCATATATCCTGCCCTGCGAGCGGCCAGCCTGAATCCGATCGATGCGCTTCGTTACGAGTAG
- a CDS encoding YIP1 family protein, protein MTANDDYPSSLALLPGIVDRPYQTFTTILESPRLRWVLPAILCIMAAIIFVVVAAPYLSEQAIQQQEIGLQQVEQQMGDMTESQREQMRQQMATFSDPLVVGGLTLLTSILGLLIAWATGAAILYFGLAIGGQDLRFGQIFSAYSWAWLPFCLRDLVNAGWVLVTGEIISNPGLSYFVSTGDLIADAGNPLWILTSKLDLFFLWHVVLVFFLIRAARPRGSAIWLSIIYVILYLALRVLPGTLIAGLSFGG, encoded by the coding sequence ATGACAGCTAACGATGACTATCCTTCCAGCCTGGCTCTACTGCCCGGGATTGTCGACCGCCCCTACCAGACGTTCACCACGATTCTTGAGAGTCCCCGTTTGCGCTGGGTGCTGCCCGCAATCCTATGCATCATGGCAGCAATCATCTTTGTTGTCGTCGCGGCGCCCTACCTGAGCGAGCAGGCCATACAACAGCAGGAGATTGGTCTTCAGCAGGTCGAACAGCAGATGGGCGACATGACGGAAAGCCAGCGCGAGCAGATGCGCCAACAGATGGCAACCTTTTCCGATCCGCTGGTTGTGGGTGGCTTAACACTTCTCACCAGTATCCTGGGCCTCTTGATTGCCTGGGCCACCGGTGCGGCGATTCTCTACTTTGGTCTGGCTATTGGAGGACAGGATCTGAGATTCGGGCAGATATTCTCCGCATACAGCTGGGCCTGGCTGCCTTTCTGCCTGCGCGATCTCGTCAATGCGGGTTGGGTGCTCGTTACAGGAGAGATCATCAGCAATCCCGGTCTGAGTTATTTCGTGTCCACCGGCGACCTGATTGCCGATGCAGGCAATCCTCTCTGGATACTCACCAGCAAGCTCGATCTCTTCTTTCTCTGGCACGTCGTGCTGGTCTTTTTCCTGATCCGGGCAGCCAGGCCTCGCGGCAGTGCCATTTGGCTTTCCATCATCTATGTGATACTCTACCTCGCTCTTCGTGTCCTGCCGGGAACGCTCATAGCGGGTCTTTCATTTGGCGGCTAA